The following is a genomic window from Xenopus laevis strain J_2021 chromosome 2L, Xenopus_laevis_v10.1, whole genome shotgun sequence.
TTTGTACTGTGAAAATCAGCTGAAGTTtcttcttgccctaatgtgcctgtgtgtcccagtgcatgttgggtaatgtggtttttgtgtaacaagttgaatgtaagactacaatacccagcatgcactgggactgacttgtgtagaagttgggagttaccagattttgggctcagtCCCCCAGTCTCCCGacactcttaaagggatcctgtcatcggaaaacatgtttttttaaaaacaccggttaatagtgctgctccagcagaattctgcactgaaatccatttctcaaaagagcaagcagatttttttatattcaattttgaaatctgacatggggctagacatattgtcagtttcccagctgcccctggtcatgtgactcgtacctgcactttaggagagaaatgctttctgacaggctgctgtttttccttctcaatgtaactgaatgtgtctcagtgggacctggattttactattgactgttgttcttagatctaccaggcagctgttatcttgtgttagggagctgttatctggttaccttcccattgttcttttgtttggctgctgggggggaaagggaggggtgatatcagtccaacttgcagtacagcagtaaagtgtgattgaagtttatcagagcacaagtcacatgacttggggcagctgggaaattgacaaaatgtctagccccatgtcagatttcaaaattgaatataaaataatctgtttgctcttttgagaaatggatttcagtgcagaattctgctggagcagcaatattaactgattcattttgaaaaaaaatgtttttcccaatgacagtattcctttaatcattctcacattttccactcaatttcagacaattttgggcaaaaaatcttctggccaccaacatgtctagaggttgagctgttttaccaacatttattgaaaatgtataagaATTAGGCCTTATGGGCCCCCTATACTGTACCTCCCCCTCTGTTGTTACAACCCTGGTGAAgggagaatctgtcccattttgcatcttgtaaaaatttgcgaaattttgaaaaggtgtattttcacaaatgttcattcattttttttagatttttttcactgcGCATATTGTGCAATTTTTAGGCTACTTTTGAAGAgcctttggctagttttgggctggttttgaaaccTGACAATCCTGTTGCACAGACAGTGATAGTCTGAGAGTGAGACGCAGAAGACAAGTTTGATGAGGTAATGAGCCCAatagcatatctcccaacatttctgGAAAAAGATTTGCTGTGTGGAGTGAGGGGATTTTTGTCCGcggccataccccctaattatcatgttcattttcggcaggttttgaaagtttgatTTTTGTGTTCTtaatgttttgctaatgaaggtgaattggcctttaagccgcaagtcacagtttccccaaaagacctgcttatcttacattgttacaaacgtatctaagtatctattctgggtgATTtccagaatatataaaaaaaggcacTACTCACTTTGACATGGCCTTGCCCAAGTGGCGAACTatgcaacagtcctgtcctgctttatggcagctgagattctagctatctgtataacagagcattctgtcccagtggctccacagatcctatctgatccccattgtaagcagcagtcctgccctgctttatggtagctgagatcctatctgatccccattgtaagcagcagtcctgtcctgctttatggcagctgagatgcTAACtacctgtataacagaacattctgtcccagtggctgcacagatcctatctgatccccattgtaagcagcagtcctgtcctgctttatggcagctgagattctagctatctgtataacagaacattctgtcccagtggctgcacagatcctatctgatccccattgtaagcaacagtcctgtcctgctttatggcagctgagattctaactatctgtataacagaacattctgtcccagtggctgcacagatcctatctgatccccattgtaagcagcagtcctgtcctgctttatggcagctgagattctaactatctgtataacagaacattctgtcccagtggctgcacagatcctatctgatccccattgtaagcagcagtcctgtcctgctttatggcagctgagattctagctatctgtataacagaacattctgtcccagtggctgcacagatcctatctgatccccattgtaagcaacagtcctgtcctgctttatggcagctgagattctaactatctgtataacagaacattctgtcccagtggctgcacagatcctatctgatccccattgtaagcagcagtcctgtcctgctttatggcagctgagattctaactatctgtataacagaacattctgtcccagtggctgcacagatcctatctgatccccattgtaagcagcagtcctgtcctgctttatggcagctgagattctagctatctgtataacagaacattctgtcccagtggttgcacagatcctatctgatccccattgtaagcaacagtcctgtcctgctttatggcagctgagattctaactatctgtataacagaacattctgtcccagtggctgcacagatcctatctgatccccattgtaagcagcagtcctgtcctgctttatggcagctgagattctagctatctgtataacagaacattctgtcccagtggctgcacagatcctatcttattcccattgtaagcaacagtcctgacctgctttctacagggtttccttcttttttaaataagcatTGTCTCTAAAATGTATAACATCCAGTGATGTACAGTTACttacaaaatgtaaagaaaactTGGACAATAATTATGTAAATTACTAATGTGTGCCAAGCTACACAATTCATATCTAACcagattttaatgacaaaatacaTGCTTGTTATAGAAAAGAAGATTCTATAGCACAGAATTCATTCTGTCAACAAAATGAACACCCAGTTCCACAAAATGAATGTTTCCTTTCCACAATATCAATTATGGGACAGAATTCTGTTAGTCAGCTCCCCATACATaacataaagcactgcgtatcttgacagcgctatataaataaatgatgatgatgatgacatacAGTCTTTGGTTCTTCTCATTTTGTCAGCACTTATGCTCATGTGGAGTCCttgtggcataactagaagtCTCTTGGCTCAATAGCAAATTTTTTATCCTTGCCAGTAACACATGCATGACAAGATCTGCCGGACAGTAATTTACAATGATGTCAGAAGAAAGATATCTTAGGAAACAGAAAGTGTTTAGAGCAGTGGTATAACTTGCCTCCCATGGTGTGCGTGCCCATGTTTTGCTGGAAAAACTGCCACCATACAACAGACGACCTGGACCCCCTTATCCCTGGAGTGTCAGACAATTTCGGTCATGTATGGCTGCTTTAGGAAAGATAATCTAAACTGTGGTCATATATTTTGTGTCCATGACTGTACTGTCTGTATTGTCACTTCTCTGGAAGCAGGTAGAGAGGTGGCTATAACTTCTGTACCCATCTAACTGCTCAATAACATAGGCCAAGCaacaggattattattatttaacagtATTATTTGTCACTTTGCATGCCTGAGGGCCAGACAAATTAGTCTTTGGGTCCCTTGAACAGACTGGGGGTGGGTCATAAATATTCCTTCCAGGGCTACATAAAATGTTGGGGCCACAAATTAGACAGCCCTGTCTTGTACTATCCCTTGCACTGTCACTAGGGTCGCCACctcttctagaaaaaaataccggccttcctatatgtttatctttattccctattaataacattgggatcatttcaatggccttcctatatgtttatctttattccctattaataacattgggatcactgaccttcctatatatttatctttattccctattaataacattgggatcactgaccttcctatatatttatctttattccctattaataacattgggatcactggccttcctatatatttatctttattccctattaataacattgggatcactgaccttcctatatatttatctttattccctattaataacattgggatcactgaccttcctatatatttatctttattccctattaataacattgggatcactgaccttcctatatatttatctttattccctattaataacattgggatcactgaccttcctatatatttatctttattccctattaataacattgggatcagctattgtttttactggccaggctggtaaaatactggccaggtggcaaccctgtcaCTTGACTTATAGTAATAGGATTAAAATGACTATAGTGAAATTGTTACTGGCACACAGATATCTCAGGAATGGATATTCTAGCTGATTGttctagatatatagatatttgtAGCTCACTGATCAGCACATTCGTATAGAGAAATATGGGCAGCAATATCACCTACTCAGGGCAGTCTAGAGCCACAtaactatcatcatcatcatttatttttttcatcatcatttatttatatagcaccgacaggTTACACAGtactttaccttagttataacaaacagggaataaatggtggataataAACAAGGGTCAcagatacaataggattagaggggcctataaaacagaaaatcttaacatacttaccgtgattttcatttcctggactgtagcatggcagtgggccaatAAGGGGTTAATCCCCCGCCGGAAGGCGGCACAggaagtacaataaaagtccatCCGGGTCCCCCCGCGCCCATCTCAACGACTGGAGACAATACCCCCTAATAGGGAGGGAaacccctgcccactgccatgctacagtccaggaaatgaaaatcacggtaagtatgttaagattttctgttttcctgtccTTTGCATGGCAGTGGGCCAATAAGGGGATGTAAAAAGCAGAACACATAGGGAGGGATTATTCAGGAACTTTTATTGCAGCAGCTGAGAGGACACTTAGCCCAAACCCAGCTAGGTTTTTTGAATAAACATCGAAACAGTAGTGTTTTGAGAAAGTATGTAAATTTTTCCAGGTAGCAGCTTTGCAGATCTCGTCAGCTGGAACTTGGGCATGGAAGGCCCAAGACGCCGCTATACCTCTGGTGGAGTGTGCTTTGACTGATGATGGCCCAGGTACTGTTTGAGAGGAATAGGCCATGAGAATGCATTCTTTAATCCATGCTGAGATTACTTTTTTGGAAGCTCCCATGCCTTGTCTAGGACCTCCGAAGAGAATAAGAAGATTTTCAGATTTCCTGAAACTTGACACCTTGTGTATATAGCGCTTTAGGCATCTCACCACATCGAGATTGTGGAGTCTATTCTCTTCTTCGTTCTTGGGATTCTCAAAAAAAGTAGGAAGCACTATGTCTTGGGACATGTGGAATTTTGTGGCAACCTTGGGAATGAAGTTTTCTCGAGTTCTTAGAGTAACTTTATCATGAAGGAACTGGATCTTAGTTGCATCAGATGAGAGAGCGTGTAGTTCTCCCACTCTTTTTGCTGAGGAAATGGCAAGTAGGAAGACCGTCTTCAACGTCAGGATTTTTAATGGTAAATCATCTAAAGGTTCAAAGGGTGCTTTGGTCAGTGCATCCAGTACTAGGGAGAGGTCCCAGGGAGGGACTGTGTCTTTAACTGGAGGATGGATTCTGATGAGGCCCTTGAAAAACTTTTTGATCAGAGGATATGAGGACCATTGAATGTCCGTATAAGCAGATATGGCAGAAATCTGACCTTTCAAGGTAGAAGCGCTGAGACTGGCCTCTAAACCTGACTGCAGGAATTCGATGATGGTGACCTCTGAGATGAGGAAAGACGATCCAAATTTCTCTAACCCCCAGCTGGAAAATTTCtcccagattttgttatatttggaAGAGGTAGACATCTTTCTAGAAGAAATAAGAGTGTTGATTGCTCCCTCTGAGAGTCCTTCCTTTCTGAGTTTTATCCTTTCAATCTCCAAGCAGTCAGGGCCCAGTACCCTGGGTCTGGGTGCAGTAGGGATCCCTGGTGTAAAAGGTTCGGAGTTACAGGGAGTCTGAAGGGCTCTTCCTGAGACATCTGAAGTAAGAGGGGGAACCAGAGTCTTCTCGGCCACCAGGGAGCTATGAGGATGACTTGAGTTTTGTCCTCCTGAATTTTTTTGATGGTTTTTGCTAACATCGAGATTGGAGGGAAGATGTAAGCCAGTTGAAAGTTCCATTGGAATGAGAAAGCATCCCAAAAGGTCGCTCTGGGGTCCTTGTCCCACGAACAGAACACTAGATTCTTCTTGTTCTGAAAGGTAGCCATCAGGTCTATGGATGTGTGACCCCACTTTCGGCATATTAGGTCGTAAATCTGCTGGTTCAACTCCCACTCCCCGATAGCCGGAAATTTCCTGCTGAGGAGATCCGCTAAGGTGTTCGATGTCCCTGGTATGTAGGAGGCTTTGAGGTGGTTCGCATTGTTTTGAGCCCATTCGAAAATAGTTGTGGTCAAGCACAACAGTTGTTTGGATCTGGTTCCTCCCTGGTTGTTTATATAACTCACTGTGGTTAGGTTGTCTGATTTGATCAGTATAGATTTTTTTCTGAGGTGTTTTTGGAAGTGTAGGATCGCTAGTAGCACCGCCTTCAGTTCCCTCcaattggaggattttttgcttTCTATGGGTGTCCACTTCCCTtgaatttggaagtgtttgaagtGTGCTCCCCACCCCGCTCTGCTTGCATCCGTGGTCAGTGTTTCCCAAGTAGGGGAGGCGATAGATACAGGAACTTGCAAGTTCTCTCTCCTGAGCCACCATGAGAGATGAGTGATCGTCGTCTGTGATAGGTGAATCAACTGGGAGTTTTCCAGGTGATTCCTGTTCCATTGGTTCAAGAATTCTATCTGGAGAGGTCTTGCTTGAATTCGTGCCCATTTCACTGCCTCTATGGTGGACATAAGTTTCCCCAGAATTTGTTGACATCTCTTGGCAGTCAAGGATGGATGGCGAGACAGATAATCTGCTTGGTGTTGTATGTCTGAAATCCTTTCCTCTGTTAGACTTACTTGAAGTTTTTTGGAGTCTATGATAACTCCCAGAAATTGAATCTGTTGTGTTGGCTCCAACATGGACTTTTCCCAGTTGACGAGCCACCCCCATTTTTTCAGAGTATCTAGAACTATACTCAGGTGTTGTAGGAGGAGTTTTTTGGAAGGAGCTTTCACCAATATATCGTCTAGATATGCGAAAATCTGGATCCCCTTTAGCCTTAAGAAAGCCATCATGGGAGCAAGCACCTTGGTGAAAACTCTTGGGGCTGAAGCTAGTCCGAATGGGAGCGCTTGGTATTGAAAGTGCTTTCCCAGGATCAGGAACCGTAGGAATTGTTTGTGTGGTTCCCACACTGGAACATGCAGATAGGCATCTTGTATATCTATCTTGAGCATCCAGTCTCCATGGTTTATGAACTGGCATATAGACCTcagtgtctccattttgaatttttttgttctgAGGAATTTGTTCAGATGGCCTAAGTTCAGAATTACTCTGAAATCCccattcttttttcttcttaagaATAGGTGAGAATATATACCTCTGTAATGTTCTCTTTTGGGGACTTCTGTGATGATCTTTCTGTCTAGTAGGTCCCCAAGGATCATCTTTAGGGTAGAAACAGCTAGTGGGGATCGAGGCTTTTCTGAAGACACAAAGTAAAACGTCGGAAATTTTTGAAGATCCAGGGCATAACCATTGCTTAGGGTTTTTACAACCCATTGATCTGATACGTGTTGAGCCCACACTGTCCTGAAATTCTGAAGTCTTCCTCCAAGGCAAGACAGAGGGGCTCGCGCACCCTCATGCCGATTTTTTGTCCTGTTTGAAGTCCCTTCTTCCAGGTGCCCCTTGTCCCTGGGTTCTTCTCCAGGGTTGCCTAGTAAAGGGCTTTCCCGGTCTATACTGTTTGGCCTCCTGCAGGGGATTTTTTCTAAAGGGCCTCTTGTCTCTTTTGTCCTGAGGAAGAAAAGCCGATTTTCCTGCAGAGGCTTTGGATATGATTTTGTCGAGTCTTTCACCAAACAGAAGTGACCCTTCAAATGGGAGGGAGCAAAGGTTATGTTTACTTTGCGGGTCAGCATGCCAGTGGCGCAGCCAGAGAGCTCTACGGGCCGCCACACTAAGGCCCATAGCTTTGGCCGAGAGTCTGACAAGATCCATGGATGCTTCCGTAGTGAATTCGTTTGCGGTTTTGACATCTTGGATCATTTCAATAAGCTTTTTTCTGTCTGTTCCCGCTTTGACAGCTTGTTCCAGTTCTTCTATCCAAATGTGGTTGGCTCTGGCCAGAGTGGTAATGGCTATGGAGGCTTGGTTGGACATTCCACATGTTAGATACGATTTTTTGAGTGTCATGTCTTGTCTTCTTTCCATCGCATCTTTTAGCGAGACTCCTTCGTCCACAGGCAAGGTAGTATGTCGAGCCACTCTAGTGATGGCCGCATCCACCTTAGGGGAGGCTTGCCAGAGTTTTGAGTCCTCTTCTTCGAATGGATACATCTTTTTAAGTCTTCTGGAGAAATTAAGTTTTTTATCTGgcgtcttccattcctctaaaaTGGTTTCTTTAATGACTCTGTGTACCGggaatttttctccttttttgaccGCTGATCTGAACATTTTGTCATGTTTAGGAGTATCCTCAGTATTGTCAAGTTCCAGAGAAAATCTCATTGCTTTGATGAGTGGCTCTAGGTATTCAAGGTTGAAAGAACAGTTATCTTCAgactgttcttcttcttcttgatcGGTTAAAGATAGCTCcccttcagaaacactggagtaGTGCGTGTTCCTGTGAGGTCTGTCACTGACCTCAGTCATAGAGGAGGGCGCCTTGTGTCTTTCATCTAGATTGTGTAGTACTTTCTCAGTAACTACATTGACCATATCACTCATAGATTTTTTTATGGTAGTCTGCATCCAGTCTTTAATAGAGTGCAGTTGATCAGAGGAGGGCCCAGCCACTTCCTGCAGACACTTCTCACAGAGCCTTTTGCCTAGAATTGCTGCTTCTCCGCATGCAATACAATCAGTTCTGGGAGTCTTCCTTCTTTGAGATTCCTCTCTTAATGGGGGACTCCTGAAAAATAAGGTATTATAATTACTCACCGCTGCTTGTAGTTTGTATCAATCATGATGGAAAAAAACTCTCTTAGTGCCTTACCCCCTGGAGCCTGAGCGTCTGCAGCTCATAATTGACAGTCTGGaggaaataaataacattgtcaAGTAATTAAAAAGATATTCCAAAGAATAAGGCTCCAGCGTTTAAAACCTCCATGTAACTTACACCTGGGATCAATCGAGAATACAGGTGCACACAGATTCCTCAGTCTTGTCTTGCCAGAAATGAACACCAGCCAGTTCAACTAACCTGTGATGCGCTCGTCCTTTTAAACCGGCGCGAAAAGGCGCGTGCGTAAATTCGCAGCGTGAAAACGTAGGCGCCATTAGAGAGATGGGCGCTGGCGTCTTATCGCGCATGCGCTACCTCCGTTAAGGCAGCATTGCGGCTGATTGCGCCATCGGCAACAAAGGCCAGAAGCCCGCCGGCTTCCCCTGGAACACACACAAGGTAAGAACCTCGGTCCCAGGCGCTTCAGAGGGAGAGAGTAGCACCTCTGGTATGGGGGGTATCTTCGACAGGAAAATTGAGATGGGCGCGGGGGGACCCGGatggacttttattgtacttccTGTGCCGCCTTCCGGCGGGGGATTAACCCCTTATTGGCCCACTGCCATGCAAAGGACAGGAAATTAGAGGTTATAAACTAAAGggtagggtacaattgagacattaggattactATGGGCAGGAGAAGAACTAGACAAtgtgtgggttgtggcaaatgccagagaggctcctgtaagatgccacagactcACTAGTTAATGGGctacttgtacacgacatgtttcgggcctatatgccctttatcaagtgttacaaACAAACAGAACGTGCAGGCTTCTTAAAACACCCCCACCATCCCCCACCAGTCAGTGATTGGTCTTCAGAGAACCCAGGGAGGTGTGTGTGAAGGTCCATCTATCCAGTCCATATACAGTTAATTAATCAACAGGTGTGTGGATCTCTTGGAATGTAGATACAAAGTCTCTTAATGTGCATTTCTTCAAACTTTCCACGCAATTGAAACATGGTAACAACATTTATAATAACCTCAGTGTTCAAAAACATTTCGATACATTTTGATACACTGTTACGTTTACactgttaaaaaaaggaaaacattatttacaagAGTTACCACCTGATATAAGGTAGCACTAGTACTGCACACTTCTGTGCCTACTAAGGAccgaaatatacattttatatctacTATTAGTTATATGTTTAACACCAGCTTATAGATATCTTACCATTACTTTCTACTTGTTAACGCAGCTGGTGTAGTCTATAGTCAAATTCAAGAcctgcaaaaataaagaaaaatgtagttATAGGGATGGTTACAGGAATGGTTTTAAACTCCAAAAATCATTTAACCCTTCTGGGATttgtgtgtttaatttttttatccatttccCTTCTGC
Proteins encoded in this region:
- the LOC121399792 gene encoding lamina-associated polypeptide 2, isoforms alpha/zeta-like isoform X2 — translated: MSCRRSGSRGSPPLREESQRRKTPRTDCIACGEAAILGKRLCEKCLQEVAGPSSDQLHSIKDWMQTTIKKSMSDMVNVVTEKVLHNLDERHKAPSSMTEVSDRPHRNTHYSSVSEGELSLTDQEEEEQSEDNCSFNLEYLEPLIKAMRFSLELDNTEDTPKHDKMFRSAVKKGEKFPVHRVIKETILEEWKTPDKKLNFSRRLKKMYPFEEEDSKLWQASPKVDAAITRVARHTTLPVDEGVSLKDAMERRQDMTLKKSYLTCGMSNQASIAITTLARANHIWIEELEQAVKAGTDRKKLIEMIQDVKTANEFTTEASMDLVRLSAKAMGLSVAARRALWLRHWHADPQSKHNLCSLPFEGSLLFGERLDKIISKASAGKSAFLPQDKRDKRPFRKNPLQEAKQYRPGKPFTRQPWRRTQGQGAPGRRDFKQDKKSA
- the LOC121399792 gene encoding uncharacterized protein LOC121399792 isoform X1, translated to MLFISSRLSIMSCRRSGSRGSPPLREESQRRKTPRTDCIACGEAAILGKRLCEKCLQEVAGPSSDQLHSIKDWMQTTIKKSMSDMVNVVTEKVLHNLDERHKAPSSMTEVSDRPHRNTHYSSVSEGELSLTDQEEEEQSEDNCSFNLEYLEPLIKAMRFSLELDNTEDTPKHDKMFRSAVKKGEKFPVHRVIKETILEEWKTPDKKLNFSRRLKKMYPFEEEDSKLWQASPKVDAAITRVARHTTLPVDEGVSLKDAMERRQDMTLKKSYLTCGMSNQASIAITTLARANHIWIEELEQAVKAGTDRKKLIEMIQDVKTANEFTTEASMDLVRLSAKAMGLSVAARRALWLRHWHADPQSKHNLCSLPFEGSLLFGERLDKIISKASAGKSAFLPQDKRDKRPFRKNPLQEAKQYRPGKPFTRQPWRRTQGQGAPGRRDFKQDKKSA